The genome window AGCGACCGCGATTTCTACGCGGTGTACGACCGCCGACACGGCAAGCGCCTGATCCCCAGCGCTCGGGTCTACAACAACTGGGCCAAGGAAGCCGGGATTAAGACGCGGATCATCGAGGCCGGATGCGACGCGGACAAGGCCTGGGCGCACGTCAAGGGCTGGATCGGCCCGGAGACGAATCCCGTCCTGCAGCGCGAGGCGCGCGTCACGATCGTCTGGAAAACCGAGTGCGAGGATCTCGTCTGGAACGCCATCGCGCCCAAGACGGATCACAAAGGCCAGGTCGTCAAAGCGGGCAAACCCTACACGATCGGTCCCGACGGACACCCGGTCCTGACCGAACCGAGCGACCAGTTGGCCATCATCCAACAGCTCTCACGGCTGAAACGCTTCGGGGAACGCACGGCGGTGACCAAGGCCGAGGCGATCGTGGAGAAGAAACTGCTAGGCGTCGAGTATCGCGAGCCCGAAGAGATCACGCACGAGCAGCGGGAGACCGAGGCCGTGGCAGCAGCCAATGGCGAAACGGTGCAGCAGGCCCCAGGATCGGCCATCGAGCCGAAGCCGCCAATCGGGAACGGAGCTGCTGCAGCGACAGGCGAACCCTCTCGCCCTGGAAACCGGGCGCTGAACACAGTCGTAGAGATCAACGGCAAGCGTTTGCGGACGGCCGGCATCCAGGCTGATCAACTGCAGGCGATTTGGGCGGCGGCTCAGCGGTTGGGGAAAGGACCCGTGGCCGAGGTGCTCAAGGCGTTTGGCGCGGGGAAATCCGTACAGCTCTCGCGTGAGAAAGCGGACCAGGTGTTGGCGCGGCTCAAAGAGCGAATGTCGAGACTTCCTTGGTGACCGACTTCGGGCAACGCATTGCCCCTGGCTGGCGGGTTGTCCTACTCATATCGGGGCTGACCGCGCTCATATTTGGAAGCGTTCCATCAGCGGTCGTTTTCTGGAGTCGCTTTGTGAACTCGAAAAACCAAACGACATAGGAAGTTAGGCGAGCAGAAGGGAGAAGGGCACGCGTTTTTCAGCGTCCCATGTCTCGGCCGAACGGTGTTCCCCGACGCGCGGAACATTTGTGATAAAATGTCGTCGTGCGTACGCCATCCCTGCTCGAAACGAACCCTTATCTCAAGGACCCTGACAAGTACCAGAAGGCCCTCATCACCAACGTAAGCAGCTCTTCCGCGATTGAAACCGGCGCGTCCGTGGAATCGATTATAGAAACACTGACCGCGTCTGAAGTCACCAGCCAAATCAAGAAGCGGCTTCGCTCCGTTCGATAATCTCGGCAAAGATCCGCGTCATCGGCTCGTAGTTCCGCTCCAGCCCCGCTCGTACCGCTGAGAAATACGCCTCTCTTTTCTCACCAACAATCGCCCGGAAATCCAACAAAGGCAGTCCGGCCTGTAAGGCCATCAGGGACGAAAGCAATCGCGCGACACGCCCGTTTCCGTCTCGAAACGGGTGAATGAGCACCAATTCCGTGTGCACTTCCGCCAGTGCGCGCGCTACCTGTCCCTTGCCTGAAAAATTACAGGGTGTATCACGCTGCAACGGTCCTTGCTCGAACTCTGTCATCAAAGTAGCGATACGCGCTGCGGGAGCAAAAGGGAACTCTTCCTTACTGACGTTCACCTGCCGATACCGTCCCGCCCACTCATAGATATCCCCGAGCCACACTCGGTGAATTTCACAAATATCGGCTGCGGTGAAGCGGTGGGTCGCGTTAAGTGTCGCGATGAACCGATCTGTCGCGCGTTCAAGTGCCTCGGCCTCCGCGTCGTCCATCGCCTGCTTGGACGTGATCCCAAGGCGGTTCCTCAGAACCTGCTCGTTCGAGCCAGGCTCAAACTGCGCCTCGGGCAGTTCCGACACGTCATAGCGATTATCAGGTGTCAATTCACCCCCAGCACTACTCCAAACAAGTCGCGTTGATTTGGTCCGATGCCCATTACCGGCCCCATACACTCGCAGATAAGTAGCCTGTCCCTGTCTCTCAATAGAGCACCGCTCACACACGGAGGACCAGTGAACTTCCCTCTTGTTCACCACGACCCGTTAGTTGGCAGGACACCAAGTACCAATAACAACCGGATACCTTTTGGCCTTCCCGCCTTTAGAGATACGGATCGAACTAGACTCCTGTTGTAGTTGGTGTCCTATATAGGTCGTATCAACGATAGGACTGGCGAGGAGCGCTTTCCCTAACATGGAGATACGCTCCTTCGGAGTGACCAGTTTGATGGTCGACGCATGATAAGAGTCGCCCGAATCAAGGACTAAGAAGCCTTCCGGCATCAGATTTTGACACACCTGGTGTACTATGCGCGTGTTTCCTTCCGAAACCTCACAATGAAAATCGAGAAACATCAGGTGTCGACTCTCATTTTGTCGGTCAAGTATCTCTGAACCCAGACTGACGTTGGCACTATCCCCTTCTACCAGCCTTTCGAGAACGCCTGACTCTAGGTCATCACGCCCGCACACAACGGCGAGGCCTTGTCCATTGTGAAAAAATGTTGCCTTTAGCAAAGCGTCGGTACACTGGCCTTTTCTGATGCAGGCTGAAAACACTGCCTCCCAGAATGGCAGCTTTGTGTTCTCCCGAATCAAGAGTGCCTGCTCGACAATCTCTTTCTCGAAGTCCGTCAGTGCGACCCGCTCCTGAAGCGGCGGTGGTGAAATATACTTGAAGACCGTGCATCCCTTGACTGTCTCTTGTGCGAGAAGAATAACGCGGTACGCCACCGCAGCTGATTTTCCCAAGAGGCCAGTCAAGTCGGCTGAGGTTAGTCTGGGCACGACACTCGCTCCTTTCAACTCTCAGGCCGTGCTGCGCCCTCGATTGAGCGAAAATTGCCATAGTTGAAGTCTTTGATTCGTTCATTCAACGGCAGGTCACAGGTCGCGAGTAAAACCTCTCGTAAGCTAACGGGCACTCCAGGGAGAGGCGCGCTCACTCCACTCACAACCAAGCTAGACACAGAGCGCAAACCTGCTCTATTGAGATAGAAAACACGCGTGTTTCCTTCAACAGCGACAAATGAGTCCTGCCATTTCTCGAAAACCGGCGGCGTGACCGTCGAGACGTACTGCCCATCCGCAAAAATATCTGCCGGCTCGCAGAAAGGAATTGAGTAGCGATTGTACAGCGTCACCAGGTGTCCAATTTGGCGGTACTTGAAAGAGCGCACTCGGCGGACCACCAGTTGGACAGGCTCGACAGGATGGTCTAGCGGCACCTCCTGCATTTCAATTGAAACGGAAGGTGTGCTGTACTGATTCACGCCTTCCTTGAGCAGCCTTATCAGGCTCTCCGGATTGCCTCTTTCCAACCGCAGCCCCGGCCGGTTGGTATCTGCCTGGGGAATGAGTTGGTCCAACGTCTTCAGGAGGGCATCGATCACAGGACGGTGCCTGATTCCGATATACACAGCACCCTTTGGTGAAAACGGTGTTTCGCTGATATTTAGTACAAAGGCCGCGTTGTGGCGGTCGTCTACTCGGCTGAGGACGAAACAGCTAAGAGGGATCTCGCTGGCCTCGACGATCCGGGCCCCAAGCTTCTTAAGTACTCGTCGTCGTTGTCGTTCCCTAGCGGACGGCGATCCCGCCTTTATCAGAATATCGACTGCGGCACCGGCGAACATCCAGTGTATGACTGAAGGAAAGAGCTTCCAGAACCAACCCGAGTCAGCACACGAGACAACCAGACGTTTGCCCGGTGTCGCCATCTCTCTGACCAGGTCGTCGTACAATTCGTCATCGCCGTACCTTGCGACATCGAGACTTAGGGAGTCAGTGACGTTTGTATGCTCATTTCGGATGAAGTCCACGACAGCGGACTCACCTGCCTCCAGCAAGAAACGAACTTCATCCTCAGTTATTTCAAAATTGGTACTCGATATGTCGCCGGTTTTTATCTCAACAGAACTGATATTGCTTTGTATACCGGTCTGCAGTTTCGTGGCTCCGCTAATGGCTGCGTCGATCAAGCGCAAGACCAACCCGCTGAGCGTGCGGTCTATCATCGGGGTTTCATTTCCCACAAGGCGAAACGCTAGAATGCGGCCCCCGAGAGCTTGTGCGTCGCCTTCCGAACTGGCAAACACGAACGATGGAAGATTGCTCAACATGCCGCCGTCAACGTAGAGAGCGTTTCCAGATTCGACGGGTTCAAAGAAAAGTGGAATGGAGCACGAGCTGCGGACAGCCATCGCCACGGTTTCATCAGGCGTTTCCTGCTTGCTCCAGACCTTAGGACGCCTCCCGGCCAGGTCTGTTGCGACCACCCAGGTTGGCAGAATCAGATCCTTGAACTTTATGGGCCGCTGAGCTCCTGGAAGCAACTCGGCAAGGAGTTGATCCAGCCATTCTTCCAGTTTTTCAGACGAGTAAGCCGAACCACTAAGGAGGACCTTCCCGAGAAGCCTTTTCCGGCCCAAAAGAAACGGACTTGCCACACGACCCAACCAAGGCGTAGAAATTCGGCCTTGGGGTTCTGCAAGCAATTCACGGAACTTCAGGTAGGCGGTCTTGTTGAGCAGAAACTGTGGGTCTGCCCCAGCTCCAATCAGAACGGCAATAATTGATCCGGCCGATGTGCCAGCGACTTCTGAGAAATTGACTCCGCATTGAATCGCTGCTTTGTATGCGCCAACGTGAGCTGCACCTCGGCAGCCCCCGCCTTCAAATACTCCTCGACAGGCCTGGAAAAAAACTGTCGACGGGTATTGCACATTCGGACTCACGCTCCACCTCCGTCGCCAATTCCTGCTCTGTTCGTCATCACGCCGCCCACTCTGCGCACAGCACCTCGGCTTGTTCGAGCACCGTCTGCGTGGCCTTCTCTTGCTTGTCTGGCGGGTAGCCGTGCTTGCGCAAGATGCGTTTCACAAAAACTCGTAGTTGCGCGCGCACGTTCTCGCGCACCGTCCAATCGATTTTCACGTTCTTGCGCACGGTCTCGACCAGTTCCTTGGCGATCATCTTGAGCGTCGGTTCGCCCAGAACCTTCACCGCGCTGTCGTTGACTTCCAGCGCGTCGTAGAACGCGAGTTCGTCGTCGGACAACCCAAGCTGCTCGCCGCGCGCGTTCGCGGCCCGCATGTCCTTGGCCAGACCGATCAACTCTTCCAGCACCTGCGCGGCTTCGATCGCGCGGTTTTGGTAGCGACGGATCGCTTGTTCCAGCATGTCGGCAAACGAGCGACCCTGTACCACGTTCTTTTGCCGACGCAGGCGAATCTCGCCAGTCAATAGTTTGCGTAACAGTTCCACAGCCAAGTTACGCTGCGGCATGCCGCGGACTTCGGCGAGGAATTCGTCGGAGAGAATGGAGATGTCCGGCTTCTTGAGGCCCGCGGCTGTGAAGATGTCCACCACCTGATCGGAGGCCACGGCCTTGGACACGATCTGCCGGATCGCGTGGTCGAGCTCTTCATCGGTCTTGCGCTCGCCGGGCACGTTCTTGGCCAGCACCGCGCGCACGGCCTGGAAGAACCCGACGTCGTCGCGAATACGGAGCGCGTCTTCGTGGGGCACCGCGAGGGCAAACGCCTGCGACAACTCGGTGACCGCTCGGAGCAATCGGGGCTTGCCGTCCTCCAATGCCAGGATGTGTTCCTGCGCAGCAGGCAGGGCGCTCAGTCGCTCTTGCGGTGTGCCTGAGACCCACTTGGTCCAATCAAAACCGTGGAACAATCCGCAACAGACTTCGTATTTCTCCAGCATCACGGCAACCGCCTCGGCCTGATCGATCGCCGTCTTGCCGGTCCCGCCGCTTTCCGTGTACGTGGCCAACGCTTGCTTCAGCTCGGCGGCAAGGCCGAGGTAGTCCACCACCAATCCGCCCGGCTTGTCCTTGAACACGCGGTTCACGCGCGCGATGGTCTGCATGAGCCCGTGGCCGCGCATGGGCTTGTCCACGTACATGGTGTGCAGGCTGGGTGCATCAAAGCCTGTGAGCCACATGTCGCGCACGATCACGATCTTGAACGGATCGTGAGCGTCGCGGAAGCGCGGGGCCAATGCCTCGCGCCGCACCTTGTTGCGGATGTGCGGCTGCCAATCGGGCGGATCGGTCGCCGAGCCCGTCATCACCACCTTGATCATGCCCTGGTCATCCACGTCGTGTTGCCACTGCGGGCGTAGGGCCACGATCTCTTTGTACAGCTCCACGCAGATGCGGCGGCTCATGCACACGATCATGGCCTTGCCGTCCATGGTGGCCAGCCGGTTCTCGAAATGCTCCACCAGATCGCGGGCGATCAACCGGACCCGTTGTGCCGAGCCCACGACGGCTTCGAGCTGCGCCCACTTGGTCTTGAGCTTCTCCCGCTGCTCAACCTCCTCGCCCTCAGTGGCTTCCTCGAATTCGGGATCGATCTTGGGGCGCTCGGACTCCTTCAGGGCGAGCTTTGCGAGCCGGCTCTCGTAGTAGATGGGCACGGTCGCGCGATCCAGCACCGCGCGTTGTATGTCGTAGACGCTGATGTAGTCGCCGAACACCGCGCGCGTGTTCGCATCGGTCTTTTCGATCGGCGTCCCGGTAAAGCCGATGAACGAGGCATTGGGCAACGCATCGCGCATGTGCCGGGCAAAACCGTCAATGAAGTCGTATTGCGACCGGTGCGCTTCATCCGCAATCACCACAATGTTCCGCCGCTCCGACAACGGTCCGACCTGTCCGATTGGTCCGACTTGTCCGACCACCGGCATGAACTTCTGGATCGTGGTAAAGACCACCCCACCCCCGGCCACGCGCAACTTCTCCCGCAGGTCCGCGCGGTTCTCCGCCTGAACCGGCGCTTGCCGCAACAGGTCCTGGCAGCGCGCAAACGTGCCAAAGAGTTGATCGTCCAAATCATTGCGATCGGTCAGCACCACGATCGTGGGATTGGCCATGGCGGGATGCAGAATGATGCGCCCAGCGTAAAACGCCATGCTCAGGCTTTTTCCCGACCCCTGCGTGTGCCACACCACGCCCACACGCCGATCCCCTGGTTCCCCGCCCGGCTTCTGCCCCGCCGCGTAACGTCCAAGCTGCTCAGGCGACACCTCCGCGGCCACTTCCATCATGCGACTGGCGCGAAGCGTCTCTTCCACCGCCACATTCACGGCGTGGAACTGGTGATACCCCGCCATCTTCTTGGCCAACGACCCGCCGCCCAGGTCCTCGAACACCAGGAAGTGCCGAACTAGTGTAAGAAACCACCGCTTGTCGAACACGCCCTCCAAAACGACCTGCAACTCGGCCAGACTCGGCGGCGCATCCTCGCGCCCGCCAATGGTGCGCCACGGCTTGAACCACTCGCGCCCAGCTCCGAGCGAA of Nitrospirota bacterium contains these proteins:
- a CDS encoding patatin-like phospholipase family protein, giving the protein MSPNVQYPSTVFFQACRGVFEGGGCRGAAHVGAYKAAIQCGVNFSEVAGTSAGSIIAVLIGAGADPQFLLNKTAYLKFRELLAEPQGRISTPWLGRVASPFLLGRKRLLGKVLLSGSAYSSEKLEEWLDQLLAELLPGAQRPIKFKDLILPTWVVATDLAGRRPKVWSKQETPDETVAMAVRSSCSIPLFFEPVESGNALYVDGGMLSNLPSFVFASSEGDAQALGGRILAFRLVGNETPMIDRTLSGLVLRLIDAAISGATKLQTGIQSNISSVEIKTGDISSTNFEITEDEVRFLLEAGESAVVDFIRNEHTNVTDSLSLDVARYGDDELYDDLVREMATPGKRLVVSCADSGWFWKLFPSVIHWMFAGAAVDILIKAGSPSARERQRRRVLKKLGARIVEASEIPLSCFVLSRVDDRHNAAFVLNISETPFSPKGAVYIGIRHRPVIDALLKTLDQLIPQADTNRPGLRLERGNPESLIRLLKEGVNQYSTPSVSIEMQEVPLDHPVEPVQLVVRRVRSFKYRQIGHLVTLYNRYSIPFCEPADIFADGQYVSTVTPPVFEKWQDSFVAVEGNTRVFYLNRAGLRSVSSLVVSGVSAPLPGVPVSLREVLLATCDLPLNERIKDFNYGNFRSIEGAARPES
- a CDS encoding Fic family protein: MTPDNRYDVSELPEAQFEPGSNEQVLRNRLGITSKQAMDDAEAEALERATDRFIATLNATHRFTAADICEIHRVWLGDIYEWAGRYRQVNVSKEEFPFAPAARIATLMTEFEQGPLQRDTPCNFSGKGQVARALAEVHTELVLIHPFRDGNGRVARLLSSLMALQAGLPLLDFRAIVGEKREAYFSAVRAGLERNYEPMTRIFAEIIERSEAAS
- a CDS encoding type I restriction endonuclease subunit R, whose protein sequence is MTTGSSFTESVVEDAALAWLEAIGYSVLHGPEIATDEPGAERSDPNYRDVVLERRLQQALVTLNPDLPAEALEDAFRKLTRIDAPSLLERNRAVHRMLVEGVDVEYRRPDGSIAGAQARVFDFDKPDNNDWVAVNQFTVAEGQHIRRPDIVLFVNGLPLAVIELKNPADEDATVWTAFKQLQTYQAELSTLFAYNAALVVSDGVQARIGSLGAGREWFKPWRTIGGREDAPPSLAELQVVLEGVFDKRWFLTLVRHFLVFEDLGGGSLAKKMAGYHQFHAVNVAVEETLRASRMMEVAAEVSPEQLGRYAAGQKPGGEPGDRRVGVVWHTQGSGKSLSMAFYAGRIILHPAMANPTIVVLTDRNDLDDQLFGTFARCQDLLRQAPVQAENRADLREKLRVAGGGVVFTTIQKFMPVVGQVGPIGQVGPLSERRNIVVIADEAHRSQYDFIDGFARHMRDALPNASFIGFTGTPIEKTDANTRAVFGDYISVYDIQRAVLDRATVPIYYESRLAKLALKESERPKIDPEFEEATEGEEVEQREKLKTKWAQLEAVVGSAQRVRLIARDLVEHFENRLATMDGKAMIVCMSRRICVELYKEIVALRPQWQHDVDDQGMIKVVMTGSATDPPDWQPHIRNKVRREALAPRFRDAHDPFKIVIVRDMWLTGFDAPSLHTMYVDKPMRGHGLMQTIARVNRVFKDKPGGLVVDYLGLAAELKQALATYTESGGTGKTAIDQAEAVAVMLEKYEVCCGLFHGFDWTKWVSGTPQERLSALPAAQEHILALEDGKPRLLRAVTELSQAFALAVPHEDALRIRDDVGFFQAVRAVLAKNVPGERKTDEELDHAIRQIVSKAVASDQVVDIFTAAGLKKPDISILSDEFLAEVRGMPQRNLAVELLRKLLTGEIRLRRQKNVVQGRSFADMLEQAIRRYQNRAIEAAQVLEELIGLAKDMRAANARGEQLGLSDDELAFYDALEVNDSAVKVLGEPTLKMIAKELVETVRKNVKIDWTVRENVRAQLRVFVKRILRKHGYPPDKQEKATQTVLEQAEVLCAEWAA